A window of Bacteroidota bacterium genomic DNA:
TTGTGCCCGCAAATCACGACTGATAAATATTGCGTCAGCGAAACGAATTTGACAATTTTCAGCGAAATGCGCATCATAGATTCCAAACAATGAATAATCTTTTGTACTCAGAAAGTCATGTATTTGATTAAACAGAGCACCGCCCTCGTAATGCGGGACAAACATGACTTCTGTTACTATAAGGCTTATAGCTTGATTTTCCAAAAGCTGAGTCGCACCACGAAGTGCTAAAAGTTCAGCGCCTTGAATATCCATTTTCAGAATATTTACCTGATTCAAATTTATCCTTTGAGCAAATGAATCAAGAGTATCAGTTTTAACGGGAATAGTATCATTTAGCTGTGCTTCTTTAGGATAATAGCAGTATCCCTTAGAGGGTCTATAAAACAAAGAATTTGTAGCATGGTAATCAGAATTAACATGAAAAACAGTCTCTTCTGTCTTTTCCGCAATTGCAAGTTGATAAGTTTGAGATCTATTGAATTGTGTAGCAAAGTCCTTAAGTATATTATAAGAATCTGGAAATGGTTCGAAACAATGAATTTCTCCATCGGGAAACAACGATTTGTAAACTTTAAGTGTCTGACCAATGTTTGCTCCTACATCCAGTATCACTGGACTGACAACATTCTCCAGTAATTTTTTCTGAACAAACCACTTGTTCGTCTCTGGGTGATAGCGGCTCAAATCCAGGCCGAATGTTTTAAATAAATATTGAATTGAATGTTTCAAAAAAGTTATCCACATGTTTTCATTTCCCTATAAAGCTTAGAAATATTTTAAATAAACCCATATCGAATCTTGCGTGGGTGTGAATGCCTAATCTTGAATGAACCAATTTACACATCAACATCTTTTGGATTACAAGAGCACTTGCCGCGACAAATCCAATCCAAACTATACCATAAGGAGCTGCTATTACGCCACCGATAGTCAGGAATAAACAATTAATAAAAGTAATCACCATCAATTCCTTACCCCTGCCGGTTAGCATTAATACCATACCAGAGGATCCTAATAAAACATGGCCTAAATGACCAATACAGAGTAC
This region includes:
- a CDS encoding FkbM family methyltransferase, which produces MWITFLKHSIQYLFKTFGLDLSRYHPETNKWFVQKKLLENVVSPVILDVGANIGQTLKVYKSLFPDGEIHCFEPFPDSYNILKDFATQFNRSQTYQLAIAEKTEETVFHVNSDYHATNSLFYRPSKGYCYYPKEAQLNDTIPVKTDTLDSFAQRINLNQVNILKMDIQGAELLALRGATQLLENQAISLIVTEVMFVPHYEGGALFNQIHDFLSTKDYSLFGIYDAHFAENCQIRFADAIFISRDLRAQLK